A single window of Selenomonas sputigena DNA harbors:
- the whiA gene encoding DNA-binding protein WhiA — MAQPSFSAEVKNDLARPLGRKACCRTAELAALLRMGAVLTLGAKRAVGLAFTTENAAVARKALMLLKGSAGVHTELTVSRSRRLKKNNSYRVHVLPSREVAALMERMGLMHGSALNMGTDSALLKRACCRQAYLRGAFLGGGSVSRPESGYHLELVTGSYSFAELLLSLLRTMGYPAGLTDRKESYVVYLKESDAIIDFFSLLGAEKAAEAFEVTRNLKEVKNQVNRLVNCETANVQKSVDAAGRQIAAIRALEAADAVAGLSAGLRKTAEVRMEHPTATLAELAGLLGIGKSGVNHRLRKLVALADGQEGGI; from the coding sequence ATGGCGCAGCCATCGTTTTCAGCTGAGGTGAAGAACGATCTCGCGCGTCCCCTCGGGCGCAAGGCGTGCTGCCGTACGGCTGAACTGGCGGCGCTCCTGCGCATGGGCGCCGTCCTGACGCTCGGGGCGAAGCGTGCCGTCGGACTCGCGTTCACGACGGAGAACGCTGCGGTCGCGCGCAAGGCCTTGATGCTCCTCAAAGGTTCGGCGGGCGTCCATACGGAATTGACGGTCAGCCGCTCGCGCCGTCTGAAGAAGAACAACAGCTACCGCGTGCACGTCCTGCCGTCGCGCGAGGTCGCCGCTCTCATGGAGCGCATGGGTCTCATGCACGGATCGGCGCTCAACATGGGCACGGACAGCGCGCTCCTCAAGAGGGCGTGCTGCCGTCAGGCGTACTTGCGCGGCGCCTTCTTGGGCGGCGGCAGCGTCAGCCGCCCGGAGTCTGGCTATCATCTGGAATTGGTGACGGGGAGCTATTCCTTTGCGGAGCTTCTGCTCTCGCTCCTTCGCACGATGGGGTATCCGGCAGGGCTGACCGACCGCAAGGAAAGCTACGTCGTCTACTTGAAGGAAAGCGACGCCATCATTGATTTTTTCTCTCTGCTCGGTGCGGAGAAGGCGGCTGAGGCATTCGAGGTCACGCGCAACTTGAAGGAAGTCAAGAATCAGGTCAACCGCCTCGTGAACTGCGAGACGGCGAACGTGCAGAAGTCGGTCGATGCCGCCGGCAGACAGATCGCGGCGATTCGCGCACTGGAGGCGGCGGATGCCGTCGCGGGGCTTTCTGCGGGACTCCGAAAGACGGCAGAGGTGCGCATGGAGCATCCGACGGCGACGCTCGCAGAGCTTGCGGGGCTTTTGGGCATAGGAAAATCGGGCGTCAATCATCGGTTGCGAAAGCTCGTCGCCTTGGCGGACGGGCAGGAAGGAGGAATCTGA
- a CDS encoding ROK family protein, producing MEENFICLDIGGTSIKYALAAGGRLREKGSVPTEGRTAGAQGVAEKVLAIVDAFRGRGVSGVAISTLGIVDPVAGKVIYAGSSIKDYTGFALKALVEESTGIPCTVENDVNCAGLGEYWLGAGRGVRSLVCLTVGTDVGASILFNGRLWRGANYSAGEAGSMRLAGGRFGDLASVRRMVQRAAKAHGIAEELDGETVFAWARAGDADAVNAIAGLIAPLAEGIANICYILNPERIVLGGAVMAERQYLAPRILADLEEAVPRPFRSATQLAFAELGNDAGLMGALYHFLQRRQDTQERMQNSGTGEAGKVR from the coding sequence ATGGAAGAAAATTTCATTTGCTTGGATATTGGCGGCACTTCGATCAAGTATGCGCTTGCCGCGGGAGGCAGGCTGCGCGAGAAAGGTTCTGTGCCGACGGAAGGGCGGACGGCGGGGGCGCAGGGCGTAGCCGAGAAGGTGCTCGCCATCGTCGATGCTTTTCGGGGAAGAGGCGTCTCGGGCGTCGCGATCTCGACGCTCGGCATCGTCGATCCGGTCGCGGGCAAGGTCATCTATGCAGGTTCTAGCATCAAGGACTACACGGGATTTGCCCTCAAGGCTCTTGTCGAGGAGTCGACGGGGATTCCCTGCACGGTTGAGAACGATGTGAACTGCGCGGGGCTTGGCGAGTATTGGCTCGGTGCAGGCCGCGGCGTGCGTTCGCTTGTCTGTTTGACGGTCGGCACGGACGTCGGGGCTTCCATCCTTTTCAACGGCAGGCTCTGGCGCGGCGCGAACTACAGCGCGGGCGAGGCCGGCAGCATGAGGCTCGCGGGCGGCAGGTTCGGCGATCTCGCTTCCGTACGCCGCATGGTGCAGCGCGCGGCGAAGGCGCACGGCATCGCCGAGGAGCTTGATGGTGAGACGGTGTTCGCGTGGGCGCGCGCGGGTGACGCCGATGCGGTGAATGCTATCGCAGGGCTCATCGCTCCGCTCGCCGAGGGGATTGCGAATATCTGCTACATACTCAATCCCGAGCGCATCGTTCTCGGCGGAGCGGTGATGGCGGAGAGGCAGTATCTGGCGCCGCGCATTCTTGCGGACTTGGAAGAGGCAGTGCCGCGTCCTTTCCGCTCCGCGACGCAGCTCGCTTTCGCTGAGCTGGGCAACGATGCAGGACTCATGGGCGCACTCTATCACTTCCTTCAGCGCCGCCAGGACACGCAGGAGAGGATGCAGAATTCAGGAACGGGAGAGGCGGGAAAGGTCAGATGA
- a CDS encoding HMA2 domain-containing protein: MGILSALGIPTNKFELFLRSVEVSSYIPGRIRLHSKMLVGSPKVEKELLAYLRSYSELSEVETSTATGSILIKYTPQLLHTNEELTRAEAYIKEHAKNRK; encoded by the coding sequence ATGGGCATTCTCTCGGCGTTGGGCATACCAACGAACAAGTTCGAGCTCTTCCTGCGTTCCGTCGAGGTTTCGTCCTACATCCCCGGGCGCATACGGCTGCACAGCAAGATGCTCGTCGGCAGCCCCAAGGTGGAGAAGGAACTTCTGGCGTACCTTCGCTCGTATTCGGAGCTGAGCGAGGTGGAGACGAGCACGGCGACAGGCTCGATCCTCATCAAGTACACGCCGCAGCTTCTCCATACGAACGAGGAGCTGACGCGTGCGGAAGCGTACATCAAGGAGCACGCGAAGAATCGCAAATGA
- the nagA gene encoding N-acetylglucosamine-6-phosphate deacetylase, whose protein sequence is MKAIINGRLLLPNMEGDFRVMEDMALLYDERIERIIDMDEVEAEAGIDEVHDAHGLFVSPGFINVHVHGACGWDVMDAAAEEALPAISRYLARTGVASWLATTMTAGEDAVHAAFERVRSAMRMTPEGARILGVHMEGPFISKAYKGAQAEEAIVRADYDWIDSFEDVVRIVTLAPEELDGKYTFIDRCRDAGILVSIGHSSADYGTALEVIEKHGVTHITHCFNAMSGLHQRHPGIVGAALDTKVNCELIADNIHVDPAAQRILYHAKEGRNIILVTDSMRAAGMGSGVFELGGQEVTVKGTRAELADGTLAGSVLAMNEAVRNFARTTRAPIERVVEMVTRTPAEELGIYEETGSLEEEKRADLTLFDDDLNIAATIVGGRLSYIAAPDALDGEWRNRE, encoded by the coding sequence ATGAAGGCGATCATCAATGGACGGCTCTTGCTGCCGAACATGGAGGGCGATTTCCGTGTCATGGAAGATATGGCGCTTCTCTACGACGAGCGCATCGAGCGGATCATTGACATGGATGAGGTGGAGGCGGAAGCGGGCATCGACGAGGTGCACGACGCGCATGGGCTGTTCGTCTCGCCGGGCTTCATCAACGTGCATGTGCACGGTGCATGCGGCTGGGATGTGATGGACGCGGCGGCGGAAGAGGCGCTGCCGGCCATCAGCCGTTACCTCGCACGCACGGGCGTCGCCTCGTGGCTCGCGACGACGATGACGGCGGGAGAGGACGCGGTGCACGCTGCCTTCGAGCGCGTGCGCAGTGCCATGCGCATGACGCCCGAGGGCGCGCGCATCCTCGGCGTGCACATGGAAGGCCCTTTCATCAGCAAGGCATATAAGGGAGCACAGGCGGAGGAGGCGATTGTACGCGCCGACTACGATTGGATCGACTCCTTCGAGGATGTCGTGCGCATCGTGACCTTGGCGCCCGAGGAGCTGGACGGCAAGTATACGTTCATCGACCGCTGCCGCGATGCGGGCATCCTCGTTTCGATCGGCCATTCGAGCGCGGACTACGGGACGGCGCTCGAAGTCATAGAGAAGCACGGCGTCACGCACATCACGCACTGCTTCAACGCCATGAGCGGACTGCACCAGCGTCATCCGGGCATCGTCGGCGCGGCGCTCGATACCAAGGTCAACTGCGAACTCATCGCTGACAATATCCACGTCGATCCTGCGGCGCAGCGCATCCTCTACCATGCGAAGGAGGGCAGGAACATCATCCTCGTGACAGATTCGATGCGTGCGGCCGGCATGGGCAGCGGCGTCTTCGAGCTGGGCGGGCAGGAGGTCACGGTCAAGGGAACGCGCGCAGAGTTGGCGGACGGCACGCTCGCGGGCAGTGTGCTCGCGATGAATGAGGCGGTTCGGAACTTCGCGCGGACGACGCGCGCGCCCATCGAGCGCGTCGTCGAGATGGTCACGCGCACGCCTGCTGAGGAACTTGGCATCTATGAGGAGACGGGTTCTTTGGAGGAGGAGAAGCGAGCCGATCTCACGCTCTTTGATGATGATCTCAACATCGCCGCGACGATCGTTGGCGGGCGTCTCTCCTACATCGCCGCGCCTGACGCCTTGGACGGCGAGTGGAGGAACAGAGAGTAG
- a CDS encoding gluconeogenesis factor YvcK family protein, with the protein MHLLKWLYPGMHFKRWMFVFGAGVMMVSLGLALVFNYKYLDIIEEAIFRAVYLWRGSFDYVITTIVGVVIVVLGLALMLFATRFVIRSVISVLLPDKSEKLVDIIYEKRRLDKGPQVTVIGGGHGLSVLLRGIKQATSNVTAVVTVADDGGSSGRLREELGIIPPGDLRNCLVALADTEPLMEKLFQYRFQNGTELKGHSFGNLFIAAMAEVTGDMEEALKKSSKVLAVKGRVLPASTAHVRLDAVMEDGTLVEGESHIPEVHKHIRRVKLFPEHVEPVESALAAIREADVVILGPGSLYTSIMPNLLVDGVAEALKKSRALKIYICNVLTQPGETDGYTASMHAKAILDHAGRGAIDYMLVNATPLPHGTAQLLKKEGVEPVAIDEDAVNALGIGVVKADLVNDDDVAHHDPEKLMKSVMKMAYKLHPGISK; encoded by the coding sequence ATGCACTTATTGAAATGGCTTTATCCGGGCATGCATTTCAAGCGTTGGATGTTCGTGTTCGGTGCGGGCGTCATGATGGTCAGCCTGGGTCTCGCCCTCGTCTTCAACTACAAATATCTCGACATCATCGAGGAAGCCATCTTTCGCGCCGTCTATCTATGGCGCGGAAGTTTCGACTATGTGATCACGACGATCGTCGGCGTCGTCATCGTCGTCCTGGGACTCGCGCTGATGCTCTTTGCAACGCGTTTCGTCATACGTTCCGTCATCAGCGTGCTCCTGCCCGACAAATCGGAAAAGCTCGTCGACATCATCTATGAGAAGCGCCGCCTCGACAAGGGACCGCAGGTCACGGTCATCGGCGGTGGGCATGGACTTTCCGTGCTTCTGCGCGGCATCAAGCAGGCGACGAGCAATGTGACGGCGGTTGTGACGGTCGCCGACGACGGCGGCTCTTCGGGAAGGCTGCGCGAGGAACTCGGTATCATACCGCCGGGCGATCTCAGGAACTGCCTCGTCGCGCTCGCCGATACGGAACCTCTGATGGAAAAGCTCTTCCAGTACCGCTTCCAAAACGGCACGGAACTCAAGGGGCACAGCTTCGGCAACCTCTTCATCGCCGCCATGGCGGAGGTCACGGGCGACATGGAAGAGGCGCTGAAGAAGTCGTCGAAGGTTCTCGCTGTCAAGGGGCGAGTGCTTCCGGCATCGACAGCACACGTGCGGCTCGACGCGGTCATGGAGGACGGCACCCTCGTCGAGGGTGAGTCGCATATCCCCGAGGTGCACAAGCACATCCGGCGCGTGAAGCTTTTCCCCGAGCATGTCGAGCCGGTGGAGTCAGCGCTCGCGGCGATCCGCGAGGCGGACGTCGTGATCTTGGGGCCGGGCAGTCTCTATACGAGCATCATGCCGAATCTCCTCGTCGACGGTGTGGCGGAGGCCTTGAAAAAGAGCCGTGCTCTGAAGATCTACATCTGCAATGTGCTGACGCAGCCGGGCGAGACGGACGGCTACACGGCTTCCATGCACGCGAAGGCGATTCTCGATCATGCGGGCAGGGGCGCGATCGACTACATGCTCGTCAATGCGACGCCGTTGCCACATGGGACGGCGCAGCTTTTGAAGAAGGAGGGCGTCGAACCCGTGGCGATCGATGAGGATGCCGTCAACGCGCTCGGCATCGGTGTCGTCAAGGCCGACCTCGTGAATGACGACGATGTTGCGCATCACGATCCAGAAAAGCTCATGAAGAGCGTGATGAAGATGGCGTACAAACTGCATCCTGGCATCAGCAAGTGA
- a CDS encoding Cof-type HAD-IIB family hydrolase, translated as MAIRMIVTDMDGTLLDAKNGISDANRTALKEAAAKGVHVAIATGRMHLSALPYAKEISVTAPIVSCNGALVKTTAGKELFASPIAPDVVREILDCMKARGWYVQLYTDEGLFFCERDRRACAYEKSAGIEGKVVGWDGLYALGTRVFKLLSISDRAEETAARAAEISRMFEGKVRAVRSKEKYVDIMAVGVSKAASIERLAASLGISLQEVLALGDSDNDCEMLAAAGIGVAMATGTPAAQEAADFLAENGAADGVARAVHAYVLEGK; from the coding sequence ATGGCAATACGCATGATTGTGACGGATATGGACGGCACGTTGCTCGATGCGAAGAATGGCATCTCCGATGCGAATCGGACGGCGCTCAAGGAGGCGGCGGCAAAGGGCGTCCATGTGGCGATCGCCACGGGACGCATGCACCTCTCAGCTCTGCCCTACGCGAAGGAGATCAGCGTCACGGCGCCGATCGTTTCGTGCAACGGTGCTCTCGTCAAGACGACGGCGGGCAAGGAGCTTTTCGCTTCGCCCATCGCACCTGACGTGGTGCGAGAAATTCTCGACTGCATGAAAGCGCGCGGTTGGTACGTGCAGCTCTATACGGACGAGGGGCTTTTCTTTTGCGAGCGTGACCGTCGCGCCTGCGCCTACGAGAAGAGCGCGGGCATCGAAGGAAAGGTCGTCGGCTGGGATGGCCTCTATGCACTGGGGACGCGCGTCTTCAAGCTGCTGTCGATCAGTGATCGCGCCGAGGAGACGGCGGCGCGTGCGGCGGAAATCTCGCGCATGTTCGAAGGCAAGGTTCGAGCCGTGCGCTCGAAGGAGAAGTACGTCGACATCATGGCTGTGGGCGTGTCGAAGGCGGCGAGCATCGAGCGCCTTGCTGCAAGTCTCGGCATCTCCCTGCAGGAGGTGCTGGCGCTCGGCGACTCGGACAACGACTGCGAGATGCTCGCTGCCGCGGGCATCGGCGTCGCCATGGCGACGGGCACGCCTGCAGCGCAGGAGGCGGCGGACTTTCTCGCAGAAAACGGAGCGGCGGACGGCGTGGCACGGGCTGTGCACGCCTATGTGCTGGAAGGAAAGTGA
- a CDS encoding polysaccharide deacetylase family protein — protein MARRMILYAAGIVLLVVFSLAVYAHFHPAQGVLVLEYHHIADHVDDPEGALVERYYVPTEDFAAQLDYLKAEGYETITMLDFSKAAKGKGNLPEKPVIVTFDDGYEDNYTQALPLLEERGMKGEVYVVTNFIGKKGYLTWDELRDMQQRGIEIGCHTADHLPLVGLSRAEQEDQVRLSKLLLEWNGIKTVFSFSYPNGSCNEEIATLLRDSNYLTAVTGDAGFNTFQTDPMFLQRVNIPRPRFGLVEFRLRILKAELFSIFGINQHLQH, from the coding sequence ATGGCAAGGCGCATGATCTTGTATGCGGCAGGAATCGTTCTGCTCGTCGTCTTTTCGCTCGCCGTTTACGCGCATTTTCATCCGGCGCAGGGCGTGCTCGTTCTGGAGTATCACCATATCGCCGACCACGTGGACGATCCCGAGGGGGCATTGGTGGAGCGCTACTATGTGCCGACGGAGGATTTTGCCGCGCAGCTCGACTATTTGAAGGCCGAGGGCTACGAGACGATCACCATGCTGGATTTTTCCAAGGCGGCGAAGGGGAAGGGAAATCTTCCCGAAAAGCCTGTGATCGTCACCTTCGATGACGGCTACGAGGACAATTACACGCAGGCGCTGCCGCTCCTCGAAGAGCGAGGGATGAAGGGCGAGGTCTACGTGGTCACGAACTTTATCGGCAAGAAGGGCTATCTGACGTGGGACGAACTGCGCGACATGCAGCAGCGCGGCATCGAGATCGGCTGCCACACGGCCGACCATCTGCCGCTCGTCGGCCTGTCCCGCGCCGAACAGGAGGATCAGGTGCGCTTATCGAAGCTGCTCCTGGAGTGGAACGGCATCAAGACGGTGTTCAGCTTCTCCTACCCGAACGGCAGCTGCAATGAAGAGATCGCCACTCTTCTGCGCGACAGCAATTATCTGACGGCAGTCACGGGCGATGCGGGGTTCAACACGTTCCAGACTGATCCGATGTTCCTGCAGCGTGTCAACATCCCGCGACCGCGCTTCGGCCTTGTGGAGTTTCGCCTGCGCATCCTGAAGGCGGAGCTTTTCAGCATCTTCGGCATCAACCAGCATTTGCAGCACTAG
- a CDS encoding Cof-type HAD-IIB family hydrolase, whose amino-acid sequence MAIRLIVMDLDGTLLTSEKMVSDYSKDVLRRAMEKGVAVTLATGRMLLSASYFGRIIGANAPIISCNGALVQALDATEPLFLRAFSPETVAELLTFARENGWYAQWYIGDDIYAEDFRPEYFTAYRTVQGFAVHEVGEDFSPYVEGVAQVVVRDLAGGVGAIAASIRERFAGRVDPQQSKGYTLDLVPTGVSKATGIEAILRATGIGADEVMACGDSDNDLSMLRLAGTSVVTANGQEEAKALATYLAPSCDEDGVARAIEELVL is encoded by the coding sequence ATGGCAATTCGGCTGATCGTGATGGATCTCGACGGCACGCTCTTGACTTCGGAAAAGATGGTGTCGGACTACAGCAAGGATGTCTTGCGGCGGGCGATGGAAAAGGGCGTCGCTGTGACGCTGGCGACGGGGCGCATGCTGCTCTCGGCGAGCTACTTCGGCAGGATCATTGGGGCGAACGCGCCGATCATCTCGTGCAACGGTGCTCTGGTGCAGGCGCTCGATGCGACAGAGCCGCTCTTTTTGCGCGCTTTTTCGCCCGAGACGGTGGCGGAGCTTCTGACGTTTGCGCGGGAGAACGGCTGGTACGCGCAGTGGTACATCGGCGACGACATCTACGCTGAGGATTTCCGACCTGAGTATTTCACGGCCTACCGCACGGTGCAGGGCTTCGCCGTGCACGAGGTCGGCGAGGATTTCTCGCCGTACGTCGAGGGCGTTGCGCAGGTCGTCGTGCGCGACCTCGCGGGCGGCGTCGGCGCTATCGCCGCGTCGATCCGCGAGCGTTTCGCGGGACGCGTCGATCCGCAGCAGTCGAAGGGCTACACACTCGACCTTGTGCCGACGGGCGTATCGAAAGCGACGGGCATCGAGGCGATCCTGCGTGCGACGGGCATCGGGGCCGATGAGGTCATGGCATGTGGCGACTCGGACAATGACCTTTCCATGCTGCGTCTCGCAGGTACGAGTGTCGTCACGGCGAACGGACAGGAGGAAGCGAAGGCGCTCGCGACATACCTTGCGCCGAGCTGCGACGAGGACGGCGTGGCAAGGGCGATCGAGGAGCTTGTTCTTTAG
- a CDS encoding copper amine oxidase: MWVEEKGVFDKMKRWKARIAACFFATLASMGVTNPPAGAERHGIDEASTTRVTTDEARAVHEPQGTRLLGRGGQQEAEPYSVRLNFGTGLPGALRFNEAQRAMREWNVETEDTGGTLLFSDSPEYVTEDGILYEDTVTGDARILYYHLNNTSVRKKVAVVLQNEGDSSVVVRVTRGGASRPSSDYLEVGKGTQLAYFQTKRDDMLYVQRGARRLLESEMNHTVLEPGQLVYGVYDFHADGPVKVSVLMYPATADPLKFISSARVLPKDEQRLRGTFQGMNRVISSKPYNPDKDGVVYIPIGDNRQDVFRTGVDATDGSTVTNVGNYGVLYRIQIPTTGREATQYYLTPLGGVYAGAMSVDFGHGSSLLETPGGRLFFGDAIPPDSDADRAARLTGNDRLKVAAELSDLGSYHSSVQPSFELSPPGASNLPVQIILMPAGK; encoded by the coding sequence ATGTGGGTAGAGGAAAAAGGGGTTTTCGACAAGATGAAACGATGGAAGGCAAGGATTGCGGCGTGCTTTTTTGCGACGCTCGCGAGCATGGGCGTGACGAATCCTCCGGCTGGAGCGGAACGTCACGGAATAGACGAGGCTTCCACGACGCGCGTCACGACGGACGAGGCGCGCGCCGTGCATGAGCCGCAGGGAACGCGCCTCCTGGGACGAGGAGGGCAGCAGGAAGCGGAGCCGTACAGCGTGCGGCTGAACTTCGGCACAGGTCTGCCGGGTGCGCTGCGCTTCAACGAGGCGCAGCGTGCCATGCGCGAGTGGAACGTCGAGACCGAAGATACGGGCGGCACCTTGCTTTTTTCCGACAGCCCCGAATACGTGACGGAGGACGGCATCCTCTACGAGGACACCGTCACGGGCGATGCGCGCATCCTCTACTATCATCTGAATAATACGAGCGTGCGCAAGAAGGTCGCCGTCGTGCTGCAGAACGAAGGGGATTCCTCCGTCGTCGTTCGCGTCACGCGCGGCGGTGCGAGCCGCCCGAGCAGCGACTACCTGGAGGTGGGTAAGGGCACGCAGCTCGCCTACTTCCAGACGAAGCGCGATGATATGCTCTATGTGCAGCGCGGCGCGAGGCGGCTTTTGGAGTCAGAGATGAATCATACGGTGCTTGAGCCGGGGCAGCTCGTCTATGGCGTCTACGATTTTCATGCGGACGGTCCTGTCAAAGTTTCCGTCCTCATGTATCCGGCGACCGCCGATCCGTTGAAATTCATTTCCAGCGCACGCGTTCTGCCGAAGGATGAGCAGCGCCTGCGCGGCACGTTCCAGGGCATGAATCGTGTGATCAGCAGCAAGCCGTACAATCCCGACAAGGACGGCGTCGTCTACATCCCGATCGGCGACAATCGGCAGGACGTCTTCCGCACGGGCGTCGATGCGACGGACGGCAGCACGGTGACGAACGTCGGCAACTACGGCGTGCTCTACCGCATTCAGATCCCGACGACGGGACGCGAGGCGACGCAGTACTATCTGACGCCGTTGGGCGGCGTCTATGCGGGCGCGATGAGCGTCGACTTCGGTCACGGCTCAAGCCTCTTGGAAACGCCGGGCGGCAGGCTTTTCTTCGGCGACGCCATACCGCCCGACAGCGATGCTGACCGCGCCGCACGCCTCACAGGCAACGATCGCCTGAAGGTCGCCGCAGAGCTGTCCGACCTCGGCAGCTACCACAGCTCCGTGCAGCCGAGCTTCGAGCTGTCGCCGCCGGGCGCGTCGAATCTGCCCGTGCAGATCATCCTGATGCCGGCGGGGAAGTGA
- the rapZ gene encoding RNase adapter RapZ, with product MTKEKEFNFIIVTGLSGSGKTQACRFLEDLGYFVVDNLPPVFIPKFAELCRHSAEHVNRVVLVVDTRGREFFDTFVHVLEEMDQAGTPYEMLFMDASDEAIIRRYKETRRRHPMAANARISDGIQRERRRLEPVRNKATYIIDTSVLRKVDLKEKIWRLFGSEDGHKMSINVLSFGFKFGMPLDADMVLDVRFLPNPFYIEDLRRKSGAVPEVAEYIGKWPVTQEFEEKLDAMLDFLMPQYIKEGKPQFVIAIGCTGGMHRSVYIACHIYRFLTARGFQVELEHRDLMKNEVAEHPEELPE from the coding sequence ATGACGAAAGAGAAGGAATTCAATTTTATCATCGTGACGGGGCTTTCGGGCAGCGGAAAGACGCAGGCGTGCCGCTTTCTGGAAGACCTCGGCTATTTCGTGGTGGACAATCTGCCGCCGGTGTTCATCCCGAAATTTGCCGAGCTTTGCCGCCATTCGGCCGAGCATGTGAATCGTGTCGTGCTCGTCGTGGATACGCGTGGGCGCGAGTTCTTCGACACCTTCGTACATGTGCTTGAAGAGATGGATCAGGCGGGGACGCCCTACGAGATGCTCTTTATGGATGCCTCCGACGAGGCGATCATCCGTCGCTACAAGGAGACGCGCCGCCGCCATCCGATGGCGGCGAATGCACGCATCTCCGACGGAATTCAGAGGGAACGCCGCCGCTTGGAACCCGTGCGCAACAAGGCGACATACATCATTGACACATCTGTGTTGAGGAAGGTCGATCTCAAGGAAAAGATCTGGCGTCTCTTTGGCAGTGAGGACGGGCACAAGATGAGCATCAATGTCCTGTCCTTCGGCTTCAAGTTTGGCATGCCTTTGGACGCCGACATGGTACTCGATGTGCGCTTCCTGCCGAACCCCTTTTATATCGAGGACCTGCGCAGGAAGAGCGGCGCCGTCCCGGAGGTCGCCGAATACATCGGCAAGTGGCCCGTGACGCAGGAATTCGAGGAGAAGCTCGATGCTATGCTCGATTTTCTCATGCCGCAGTACATCAAGGAAGGCAAGCCGCAGTTCGTCATCGCCATCGGCTGCACGGGCGGCATGCATCGGAGCGTCTACATTGCCTGTCATATCTATCGTTTCTTGACAGCGCGCGGCTTCCAGGTGGAGCTTGAGCATCGCGATCTCATGAAGAACGAGGTCGCCGAACACCCGGAGGAACTGCCCGAATAG
- a CDS encoding pyridoxamine 5'-phosphate oxidase family protein, which translates to MVKIIIIKQRRDSMNYEAAAEFWLEKDKDAVKMPPDELRKELDAFLKGEKVCTLAVADGDFVRCTPLTYTYREGGFYIFSEGGLKFRALAKNKNVALEVHAEYHGPGSAKSVQVTGEALVIGADDEDFITRANAAGMNGASLKKMGLILIVVTARKLEYLNSELRKRGYCPRQQLDMA; encoded by the coding sequence ATGGTGAAAATCATCATCATCAAGCAAAGGAGAGATTCGATGAACTACGAAGCCGCTGCCGAATTTTGGCTTGAAAAGGACAAGGATGCCGTCAAGATGCCGCCGGATGAGCTGCGAAAGGAACTTGATGCCTTCCTCAAGGGCGAGAAGGTCTGCACGCTTGCCGTCGCTGACGGCGATTTCGTCCGCTGCACGCCGCTGACGTACACTTACCGCGAGGGCGGATTCTACATTTTCTCCGAAGGCGGCTTGAAGTTTCGCGCGCTCGCCAAGAACAAGAACGTCGCCTTGGAAGTCCATGCTGAATATCACGGGCCGGGCAGCGCCAAGAGTGTGCAGGTGACGGGCGAAGCCCTCGTCATCGGAGCAGATGACGAGGATTTCATCACACGCGCGAATGCCGCGGGCATGAACGGCGCAAGCCTAAAAAAGATGGGACTCATCCTCATCGTCGTCACCGCGCGAAAACTCGAATACCTGAACTCCGAACTGCGCAAGCGCGGCTATTGCCCGCGCCAACAGCTTGATATGGCATAA
- a CDS encoding NUDIX hydrolase: protein MERMSTLCYIEREGKYLMLHRTIKENDVNHGKWIGVGGHFEADESPEECLLREVEEETGYRLVRWQFRALVTFVSGDGVTEYMHLFTADRFTGEPISCDEGELAWVEKERIESLELWEGDRIFLRLLAQDVPFFTLKLVYDGAGGLLEHCLHRYA, encoded by the coding sequence ATGGAAAGAATGAGCACGCTTTGCTATATCGAGCGCGAGGGCAAGTATCTGATGCTGCACCGCACAATCAAGGAGAACGATGTCAATCACGGCAAGTGGATCGGCGTCGGCGGTCACTTCGAGGCGGACGAGTCGCCCGAGGAATGCCTGCTGCGCGAGGTGGAGGAGGAGACGGGATATCGGCTCGTTCGCTGGCAGTTCCGCGCACTCGTCACGTTCGTTTCAGGCGACGGAGTGACGGAGTACATGCATCTTTTCACGGCGGATCGCTTCACGGGAGAGCCGATCTCTTGCGACGAGGGAGAACTCGCCTGGGTGGAAAAGGAGCGCATAGAGAGTTTGGAACTTTGGGAGGGCGACCGCATCTTTCTGCGCCTTCTGGCGCAAGATGTGCCGTTTTTCACATTGAAGCTCGTCTACGATGGTGCGGGCGGGCTGCTTGAGCATTGTCTGCATCGCTATGCGTGA